From the Leifsonia sp. AG29 genome, one window contains:
- a CDS encoding diguanylate cyclase, producing the protein MESFAADELPGAVARLDRGRRIVDANAVLESWTGLTLDELTGRTLASLLVPGSADGVDDGVARLLHSDGSQRAVIESHRRGEDGEIVLLLDASRRVAFEERLTQTRSLEERTRNRLELIIEASIAFAAATSEGQLAEILATTVARSYRAEQSAVFLLSEQGTFEQVAGSNPFEQAIGSRALPAQAAMLRRVVTVSGVDQAETVAPILGAAMRQSGVLSLLAAPIQHDDELFGVFACFFFHPRQFDSEAAPLADALAGQAAQTVTALRLQRRLEHAAMHDETTGLPNRRLLEAQMLEYARTASTGLLAALFIDLDGFKGVNDNLGHHTGDELLREVAARLQSAVRQQDLVARYGGDEFVVVCEVPDPAAAHDVAERIREAVGRPYDGLPDDFPISASIGVSAVHPLEHAWNPDRLIRSADQAMYIAKNLGGDRYVDAAEIPEQDRRRASGS; encoded by the coding sequence GTGGAGTCATTCGCGGCCGACGAACTGCCGGGTGCAGTCGCGCGGCTCGACCGCGGGCGGCGCATCGTCGACGCCAACGCCGTGCTCGAGTCGTGGACCGGACTGACGCTGGACGAGCTCACCGGCAGGACTCTCGCCTCCCTCCTGGTCCCCGGCAGCGCCGACGGCGTCGACGACGGCGTGGCGCGCCTCCTGCACTCGGACGGGTCCCAGCGCGCGGTCATCGAGAGCCACCGCCGAGGGGAGGACGGCGAGATCGTCCTCCTGCTCGATGCCAGCCGCCGGGTGGCCTTCGAGGAGCGGCTGACCCAGACCCGCTCCCTGGAGGAGCGCACCCGCAACCGCCTCGAGCTGATCATCGAGGCCTCCATCGCGTTCGCGGCCGCCACCTCGGAGGGACAGCTCGCCGAGATCCTCGCCACGACGGTCGCGCGTTCGTACCGCGCCGAGCAGTCGGCCGTGTTCCTCCTGAGCGAGCAGGGCACCTTCGAGCAGGTCGCCGGAAGCAACCCCTTCGAGCAGGCCATCGGCAGCCGAGCCCTTCCCGCGCAGGCCGCGATGCTGCGCCGCGTCGTCACCGTCAGCGGTGTGGATCAGGCGGAGACGGTGGCACCCATCCTCGGAGCGGCCATGCGCCAATCGGGCGTGCTCTCGCTGCTCGCCGCGCCGATCCAGCACGACGACGAGCTCTTCGGCGTCTTCGCCTGCTTCTTCTTTCACCCCCGGCAGTTCGACTCCGAAGCGGCGCCGCTCGCGGACGCCCTCGCCGGCCAGGCGGCCCAGACCGTCACCGCGCTGCGGCTGCAGCGGAGACTCGAGCACGCCGCGATGCACGACGAGACGACCGGCCTGCCGAACCGCCGCCTCCTGGAGGCGCAGATGCTCGAGTACGCGCGCACCGCCTCCACAGGCCTGCTCGCCGCGCTCTTCATCGACCTCGACGGGTTCAAGGGCGTGAACGACAACCTCGGCCACCACACCGGTGACGAACTGCTGCGGGAGGTCGCCGCGCGCCTCCAGTCGGCGGTCCGCCAGCAGGACCTCGTCGCCCGCTACGGCGGCGACGAGTTCGTGGTCGTCTGCGAGGTGCCCGACCCGGCCGCCGCGCACGACGTCGCCGAGCGCATCCGGGAGGCGGTCGGCCGGCCCTACGACGGACTCCCCGACGACTTCCCGATCAGCGCGAGCATCGGCGTCTCAGCCGTGCACCCGCTGGAGCACGCCTGGAACCCGGACCGCCTCATCCGCTCCGCCGACCAGGCCATGTACATCGCGAAGAACCTCGGCGGGGACCGCTACGTCGACGCCGCCGAGATCCCCGAGCAGGACCGGCGGCGCGCCAGCGGGAGCTGA
- a CDS encoding sensor domain-containing diguanylate cyclase, which yields MEDVALPEASERQRLEECVKEPIRTPGRIQSHGVLLAVDPVTFEITTASENAAEWLGRSLTELGSPTIEWTVAAQTNGDPVRVELAGRSFDAVTHASPDRILIELEPVSGSPDLPNPSVVGAIRTLGMIADAEQLRQAAAEEVKRITGFDRVMVYRFFADGHGEVAGEACEPDMDSYRGLRFPASDIPQQARSLYLTKISRAIVSTSDDGTALLSTDAGAPPLDLSEAELRAVSPHHLQFMRNMGQASTVSFSLIHDQRLVGMITCAHRTTRRMPILLRRALEVLATQLTLQLSALESIAHLRRDLEVRERRSALLGELPPADDALLALVHNGTALLELVGADGAVIALDGVSRSIGEAPLGDRSLLLEAAGIEPFETHEVSRTHPALSTLTPGFAGLMVVPVAGHGVLLFFRREVTQVIRWLGDQTASNRETPLSPRNSFSEWRQSVQGMAPAWGRTVEEARDLGRDLARALDRGRESRLAQLALVDHLTGLHNRRSLERALVEAVARGDEGTLLFIDLDRFKSINDRHGHETGDAVLREVGRRLARSSRGSDIICRLAGDEFVILSAGTSADEGQAFAERLVQAIDEPIDTDRGAMTVTASCGIVPLDGSRSPMSLLDAADAAMYRAKNAGRNRTAR from the coding sequence ATGGAAGATGTTGCCCTCCCGGAAGCATCGGAGCGGCAGCGTCTCGAAGAGTGCGTCAAAGAGCCGATCCGCACGCCCGGCCGGATCCAGTCGCACGGCGTGCTGCTCGCCGTCGACCCCGTCACGTTCGAGATCACGACGGCCAGCGAGAACGCCGCCGAGTGGCTCGGGCGGAGTCTCACCGAGCTCGGCAGCCCGACGATCGAGTGGACCGTTGCCGCGCAGACGAACGGCGACCCCGTCCGCGTCGAGCTCGCCGGTCGCTCGTTCGACGCGGTCACCCACGCCTCGCCGGACCGCATCCTCATCGAGCTCGAGCCGGTGTCGGGTTCGCCGGACCTCCCGAACCCCTCCGTGGTCGGCGCGATCCGGACCCTCGGCATGATCGCCGATGCGGAGCAGTTGCGCCAGGCGGCCGCGGAGGAGGTCAAGCGGATCACCGGCTTCGATCGCGTGATGGTCTACCGTTTCTTCGCGGACGGCCACGGCGAGGTCGCCGGCGAAGCGTGCGAGCCGGACATGGACTCGTACCGCGGTCTGCGGTTCCCCGCCTCCGACATCCCGCAGCAGGCTCGCTCGCTCTACCTCACGAAGATCTCCCGTGCCATCGTCAGCACGAGTGACGACGGCACGGCGCTGCTGTCGACCGACGCCGGAGCACCTCCGCTCGATCTCAGCGAAGCCGAACTCCGCGCAGTCTCGCCGCACCACCTCCAGTTCATGCGCAACATGGGCCAGGCGTCCACCGTCTCGTTCTCGCTCATCCACGACCAGCGGCTGGTCGGCATGATCACGTGCGCGCACCGGACCACCCGGCGCATGCCGATCCTCCTGCGCCGGGCCCTGGAGGTGCTGGCCACGCAGCTGACGCTGCAGCTGTCGGCGCTCGAGTCCATCGCCCACCTGCGCCGTGACCTGGAGGTGCGCGAGCGCCGGTCCGCGCTGCTCGGCGAGCTCCCTCCCGCCGACGACGCCCTCCTCGCGCTCGTGCACAACGGCACGGCGCTCCTCGAGCTCGTGGGCGCCGACGGGGCCGTCATCGCGCTCGACGGCGTGAGCCGCAGCATCGGCGAGGCGCCCCTCGGCGACCGGAGCCTCCTCCTCGAAGCCGCCGGGATCGAGCCGTTCGAGACGCACGAGGTGTCACGGACCCACCCCGCGCTGTCGACCCTGACCCCGGGCTTCGCCGGCCTGATGGTCGTGCCGGTGGCCGGTCACGGCGTGCTCCTCTTCTTCCGCCGCGAGGTGACCCAGGTCATCCGCTGGCTCGGCGACCAGACCGCCTCCAACCGGGAGACGCCGCTCTCGCCGCGCAACTCGTTCTCGGAGTGGCGGCAGAGCGTCCAGGGCATGGCGCCGGCCTGGGGGAGGACCGTCGAGGAGGCGCGCGACCTCGGCCGCGACCTCGCGCGCGCGCTCGACCGGGGGCGCGAGAGCCGGCTGGCCCAGCTGGCGCTCGTCGACCACCTGACCGGCCTCCACAACCGACGCTCGCTCGAGCGGGCCCTGGTGGAGGCGGTGGCGCGCGGCGACGAGGGAACCCTCCTCTTCATCGACCTCGACCGCTTCAAGTCGATCAACGACCGTCACGGGCACGAGACCGGCGACGCGGTGCTGCGGGAAGTCGGCCGTCGGCTGGCGCGCAGTTCGCGCGGGTCCGACATCATCTGCCGCCTCGCCGGCGACGAGTTCGTGATCCTCAGCGCCGGCACGTCAGCCGACGAGGGTCAGGCCTTCGCCGAGCGGCTCGTCCAGGCGATCGACGAGCCGATCGACACGGACCGGGGAGCCATGACGGTCACGGCGTCGTGCGGCATCGTGCCGCTCGACGGGAGCCGCAGCCCGATGTCGCTGCTCGACGCCGCGGACGCCGCGATGTACCGGGCCAAGAACGCGGGACGAAACCGCACCGCGCGTTAG